A genome region from Christensenella minuta includes the following:
- a CDS encoding DeoR/GlpR family DNA-binding transcription regulator, with translation MIVLPLERRQKIIDYVNKKNTALTGELCELTDASIATIRRDINLLVSKNKLRKMHGGVQKIKQETVNTFFDYAKIRQDDPFFKTKDSNARIAASLIEPGDVLFLGGGLTCTLMSRYIKEIENITVVTTNVNAVVELATSPAVSVMLIGGDIFVGRTHIETLSEFSTGLLPKLYFDKAFFTVDGIDLEYGYSIIKRFQLPLYSYLLNNSDQTYVFLDGGKINKRTFLCVCPLEEINNIICSERLPKEYTDFYASENINVYK, from the coding sequence ATGATCGTGCTTCCACTGGAACGAAGGCAAAAAATCATTGATTATGTCAACAAAAAAAATACCGCGCTGACCGGCGAATTGTGTGAACTGACCGACGCTTCTATCGCTACTATTCGCAGAGACATCAATCTTCTGGTATCCAAAAACAAACTGAGGAAAATGCATGGCGGAGTACAAAAAATCAAGCAGGAAACCGTCAATACGTTTTTTGATTATGCAAAAATCCGTCAGGACGACCCATTTTTCAAAACCAAGGACAGCAACGCGCGTATAGCCGCGTCGCTCATCGAACCGGGCGATGTGCTGTTTCTGGGCGGTGGGCTTACCTGTACGCTGATGAGCCGATATATTAAAGAAATCGAAAACATTACCGTTGTTACGACCAATGTAAATGCAGTTGTGGAACTGGCCACCTCTCCGGCGGTCTCCGTGATGCTGATCGGCGGCGATATTTTTGTCGGGCGCACTCACATAGAGACCCTCAGTGAATTTTCGACCGGCCTGCTTCCCAAGCTTTATTTTGATAAAGCGTTTTTCACGGTTGACGGTATCGATCTAGAATATGGCTACTCTATTATCAAGCGTTTCCAGCTCCCTTTATATTCCTATCTGCTGAACAATTCGGATCAGACTTATGTTTTTCTGGACGGCGGGAAGATCAACAAGCGTACGTTCCTGTGCGTCTGCCCGCTTGAAGAGATCAACAATATTATTTGTTCCGAAAGGCTGCCAAAGGAATATACGGATTTCTATGCATCCGAAAATATCAACGTATATAAGTAA
- a CDS encoding substrate-binding domain-containing protein: MKKLLVVVLCVLFVIAFAGCAAGVSQPSASTAPEASEAAPEASKASESASAETADGQFKVGFAIRTMDGAYYKTLADDVEKMAKEAGWECVVLNAEDDIAKETENMQTLVSMGVDLIFLDCVDPTAAVASIQLATDADIGVINLDSGVDDGTAQITTVYSDNEQNGLKVGQEFVKTFNEKNGADTAIKGILLSGNKGSIAGEQRRQGLMAGIIMERTGCTEEEAWTAAKELDQQVISGGKGENADANFTIVGQGWGNWTENGGLEAAEDILTANPDTNLIMGENDSMVLGAMSAIDNAGKKAGEDIMLIAAADGSFSGYDAIKAGTFLAIGQNSPGKIAELGMQIAKEILVDGQDAASYDPITMTEAIAVTSENVEQEYDYGF, translated from the coding sequence ATGAAAAAACTTTTAGTAGTTGTACTTTGCGTACTTTTTGTGATCGCCTTTGCAGGATGCGCGGCGGGCGTATCGCAGCCATCTGCTTCGACAGCGCCGGAAGCATCGGAAGCAGCGCCGGAAGCATCAAAGGCGTCGGAATCTGCTTCCGCAGAAACGGCGGACGGACAGTTCAAGGTAGGTTTTGCGATCAGGACGATGGACGGAGCCTATTATAAGACGCTTGCCGATGATGTTGAGAAAATGGCGAAGGAAGCCGGATGGGAATGCGTGGTCCTCAATGCGGAAGACGATATCGCGAAAGAGACCGAAAATATGCAGACACTCGTTTCGATGGGTGTCGACCTGATTTTCCTTGATTGCGTAGACCCGACGGCGGCGGTGGCGAGCATCCAGCTTGCGACAGACGCGGACATCGGCGTTATTAACCTCGACAGTGGCGTGGACGACGGAACCGCGCAGATCACGACGGTATACTCCGACAATGAACAGAACGGCCTTAAAGTCGGACAGGAATTCGTGAAAACGTTCAATGAGAAAAACGGAGCCGATACGGCGATCAAAGGAATCCTGCTTTCGGGAAACAAGGGAAGCATCGCAGGCGAGCAGCGCAGGCAGGGTCTGATGGCAGGCATTATCATGGAGCGGACCGGCTGCACGGAAGAAGAGGCATGGACGGCGGCCAAGGAGCTGGATCAGCAGGTCATCAGCGGCGGGAAAGGCGAAAATGCGGACGCAAACTTCACAATTGTAGGCCAAGGCTGGGGCAACTGGACAGAGAATGGCGGCCTCGAGGCGGCGGAAGACATCCTGACGGCGAACCCGGATACGAATCTGATTATGGGCGAAAACGACTCGATGGTGCTGGGCGCGATGTCGGCGATCGACAATGCGGGCAAGAAGGCAGGCGAAGACATTATGCTGATTGCGGCAGCAGACGGTTCGTTCAGCGGATATGATGCGATCAAGGCAGGCACATTCCTTGCAATCGGCCAGAACAGCCCCGGTAAAATTGCCGAATTGGGCATGCAGATCGCCAAAGAGATCCTGGTTGACGGACAAGATGCGGCAAGCTACGATCCGATCACGATGACCGAAGCGATCGCGGTTACGAGCGAAAATGTCGAGCAGGAATACGATTACGGATTCTGA